In Candidatus Eisenbacteria bacterium, the sequence CCTCAAAATTCTCTCTTCCTTCCCCCCGACCGTGTCAGCGACTGACACATATACCTCACTCGCCCCTTCGACGCGGTGAGCCCAAACCCTTCCCTCAATAGCAGCCTTCTTCTTTTCTTCCTCCTCCTTGATCAGCCGATTGGCAATCGCAAATCGCCTCGCCAGATCGACTTCATTCGCATCGTACGTCTTCAAGCTACCCGGATCGGGAGGACCGATTGGAAGCCCGTCTTTCTCCCCTTCCTCTTGTCCAAGGTCCCGGATGTTTTGACTCGGAATGTAGATGGTAAACTCGCATGCCAGAGGCCCGGATCTCGACCACTCTGCCCTGAGCGGGATCAAGTCGCCTACCCCGAAGACCCGACCATCGCCCACCACTACCCCAATCCGCTGGCCTCCCGTCCGGATGACCCCAGAGAGGCGAGAGCATTTCAATTCGCCGCTTTGCCCAGCGTCATTCAGAGGATCACAGGTGAGCGACTTCCATTCGATACTGTAGGCAGAAGGATCGTACAAACTGCGGATGCGCTGTTCCTCCAGACACGTAACGAGTTCCTTCACAAACAGGCTGTCAGGGTCAATCCTGCGAACCTGACCGGTTCGGTCTTCAAGCTCTGCGCGAATCAGGACGTTGCCTCGCTCATACGTGAAATAGTAGCGTTTGCATTCTGGGCGCACAAGGACTGACGGGTGCTGCGGATCGAATCTGTCTCCGTAGTGGTAACCCTGAACAATACCCAGGACCGAGTCTGCTTTCTCTACTTTGTAGTTATGCTTGGCCATGACTGTGCTTGCCGCAACGACGATGTCCTTGGCTCCAACGGGGCTTGGCACAGATACCGAGTTTGTGACAACGAAACAGGAGCAACTGGCCAGGAAGACCATGGCCAACACGACGGCCAGGGGGCGGGGAGTTGTGGCCGCATCAGCCTGGGGCACGAACATACAACACCTCTGTTTTCTCGTGAACGTGTCGCAGGGTGGGGGCTCGGGGGCGACTGGGTCCTGCTCTGCAATCACTGCCACGGGTCCTTTGAGGGGCTACCGACTACCGCCTCGGCAAGCGCAGATAGAACCCAGGCGCGGTGACCCATCAGGCTTCTCCCTTGTCTGTATCCGGGGTTCCCCCCTTCGTGCCCGCGTAGAGAGGTCCGTGATCCCGTTTCCAGCGTCCCCTCCTCGAACCGTGCGTGAGGTTTTCCCTCACACGCGTGCGTTTCATTTGAGCAGCACCATCTTCCTCACCGCCACATACTCCCCCGCGCGCAGGCGGGCGAAGTAGAGGCCGGAGGGAGCATCGGCACCTGCGACGTCACGCCCGCTCCACACGGCCACGTGGTCGCCAGCAGAGACTCGCGCATCAACCAGTGTCGCGACAAGCGCCCCCGCCACGTCGTAGATCGCCAGATGCACCCGACCGTCGGCGGGGACCGAGTACTGGATTTCCGTTATCGGGTTGAAGGGATTCGGCCTCGAGACCACCCGCAGCCCGCAGGGCACTCCACTCGCTTCAGTCGCGCCGACCGCAGTGACCACGCTCTCACCATTTGGATACCGGACCTCGTCCACAAGACCATCGCCGTCGAAGTCGACCTCTAGGCCAAACCCGTACGGATACTCCAATGTGTCAGCCACGGCCAGACGCAGGGCACTCAACGAGTTCACCTCGACGGAGGTGTACCCCAACCACAACACGCTATCCCCCACAGCCGTCTTATGAAGCACAACCACGGAGAGTGTGCCTGCCGAGTCCGCGTGAAACTCCACATCCAACGCCGCGTGCTCGTTCGCGGTCGTGTCTCCCAGAACATAGGGGTTCGGTCCAACCCTTCCCCACTCTGTCTCCCTGGCGTCGAACCTGAACACCAGGCTCTCCGCGTGACCCAAGGAGTCTATCGTTGTAGCGCCCCCCCCGGACGCAATCCGAATGTGGCCCGGTCCCTCTACAAAGACTTGGTTGGAATACTCAGAGCCTATGCTATCAAAAACCGCTTTCACACCGGCTGCCAGCGAATCAAGCTCTCCTTCCCCACGCTTACCTTCGGCCAGGTTTCCAACCACCTCGGCGCACTCCT encodes:
- a CDS encoding T9SS type A sorting domain-containing protein, which encodes MFSGAILSEAEILAYQAELDPCLPDELDCAVSFAALTPNLFVETASNWVSYMDFVCEAQEAWAREDYNKATSAFGGALLMAVDLIAGALVGPGTVLDLVISVGVASKECAEVVGNLAEGKRGEGELDSLAAGVKAVFDSIGSEYSNQVFVEGPGHIRIASGGGATTIDSLGHAESLVFRFDARETEWGRVGPNPYVLGDTTANEHAALDVEFHADSAGTLSVVVLHKTAVGDSVLWLGYTSVEVNSLSALRLAVADTLEYPYGFGLEVDFDGDGLVDEVRYPNGESVVTAVGATEASGVPCGLRVVSRPNPFNPITEIQYSVPADGRVHLAIYDVAGALVATLVDARVSAGDHVAVWSGRDVAGADAPSGLYFARLRAGEYVAVRKMVLLK